The Acidobacteriota bacterium genome segment GTTTCGAATGAGGTCGGCCGCCCGGCGCAGGCTGACCCTGGCTTTCCCTCGGTCCTTGCGGTTGACGGGAATCATGCCGATCCGCCTCAAAACCGCCCCGTAGAGCGGCCAGCGGAAGTGACTCTCTTCCTCGATGCCGCGGGCCATCCCGGGAAATCCCGCGTAAAAAACAAGCGGATCGAAAAAGTTGACGTGGTTCATCACGGCGATGTAGCGATTTCCCGGGAGGTGATTCTCCCGCCCGTGGACCCGGACGCGGATGCCGCAGGCAAGAAGCACAAGGCGGCAACAGGTTTTGATCAGGGTTTCCAGTTTCGGTCCGCTGAAGACGGATGCGGCGATGAGAACGAGAAGGCAACAAACGGCAAAGACCGGCAGGGCCGCCGTCCAGAGAACCAGGGAGCGAAGAGCGCGGAGAATCCCTTTCATGCGAGGACGGTCAAGGCGCCGGGAAGGACCTTCAGGGTGAGCGGGGTTTTACCGAGAAGTTCTCCATCGGCCATGAGGAGAAGCGGGGGAGACCCGTCGATCGCGATCTCCGAGGCCCGTTCCATCTCCACCTTGGGGTGCGCTGAGTGCGATCCGGAAAAAACACCTTGAAAAATGGCCAGGATTTCCCGCCGGTTGACTTCACGGAAAACGACGAGGTCGGCTTGTCCGTCCGCCGTATCGGCGTCCGGCGCGATTTTCATTTTTCCGCCCGTGAATTTGGAGTTGGAGACGACCAGAGCGCTGTTTTTCACCGTCCGGGTCCGGCCGTCGGCCGTGATGTCGATGCTGTTGCGCATGCCCTTGGCCAACCGGATCAGAACGGCCAGGCTGTATCCCAGGGCGCCGAATCCTTTCAGGCGCTCGTTTGTCAACTTGAGGATATCGGCGATGAGCCCGACGCCGAGAATGTTGATCATGAAGCGGCGCACCCTGCGGCCGTCCTGGTCATAAGAAAACTCCACCATGTCGACGGCGCGGCGCCGGCCGGCGGTGATGCCGTCAAGGGCCTGATCGGCCGATAGGACATCGAAGTCACGGAGAAAGGAATTTCCCGTTCCGGCCGGAATCAGCCCAAGCTCGGGAAGCGAATCGGGTCGGCCCTCCGTGCAGAGGCCGTTGAGGACTTCGAAAGGCGTCCCGTCGCCGCCGAGGCAAATCACCCGGGTGAAGCCCCCGCCGGCCGCCGAACGCCCGATGTCCACGGCGTGCCCGGGGTATTCCGATAGGCGCACGGCGATTCCCGGAAATGCGGCTCGGATCCGGCTTTCCAGACGGCGGAAACACTTCAACCCGCGGCCGTGTCCGGCAGCCGGATTGACGACGAGAAGCGATTTTTGTAAAGACATTCCCGACCGTTTCTACTGGATGGTGATATAGGCCGGATAGCCGTCGCGGCCGTCGACGACGGCGACCACCGCGTAAGTATAGCCCGCCGACTTGTCCACTTTCCGATGCCGATACTCAAAGACGCCGGGATCCACCTCGGCGAGCATGCTCCAGGTATTGCCGCTTCTCATATGGATCCGGTACTTGGCGATGGAAAGCCCCTGGTTGGCCGGATTGGCCTGCCAGCGGAGGACATTGATATGCTCGCCCTGCAGAAGAGACCGGTTGAAGACCTTTTGGCCGGATGCATTCGAAGGCGCTTGGACGGCCCGGAAATTCGCCCTGACGGTCTTGTTTCGATCCATGGTGATATGGATCGGACTGGTCGAGCCGCCGGCATCCCCGGTCCAATTTGTGAAAACATGATGGTCGTCGGGAATGGCCGTGACCATCGCCGAATCGCCGGGGATATAGCCGTACGTTCCCGGAGACGGATCCGTGGTTCCGCCCGCGCCGGCCTGGATCGTCAAATTGTTTTTGGGAACCGTCCGATAGGCGGCGACGGCATGCTTGACCTCGCGGATGGTGCGGGCGTTGTCTCCGTTGGTCCCGTGACCCGTGGGAACGCTTTGATGAAGAATATTCGGGCTCGAAAAATGAGCCACCTGGGTGTGGGTTTGACCGTCGGTGAAATACGATCCCGACGCATACGTCATAATCGAACAGTACCGGAGAGCGTCGTTTCCGACCCATCGCCAGCCGGCGGAAAAGCCGAACAATCCGGGGCCGGGCTGAACGTTCTGTTCCTTATGGTGATGGCAGCCCATGTTATGGCCCATTTCATGAATATGGGTGTAGCCCGTGGCCGCCTGCTGAACACGGGTCAGGGAAAACCCGAAATGAGGACGGCCCGAACCCGAATTCAACAACCAGGCGAGCCCCCCCGTATCGCTGACGAGGGCGAAAAGAGACACCAGGTCCGCCCCGTATTGGTTGCGCCACGTATGGACTTCCTCCATATAGCGGTCGGGATCGCGGTTCCAGGGATCGTAGCCGGCATGGTAGGTCAGTCGTTCCAGGTCGGTATTCGAACTGCCGCTTTCCGTATAATTGACCTCGAAGGAGCGGACCAGGAACATGGTCAGGAACGTGTTGCTGTTGTCCAGGCCGAGCTTCGCTTTGGCCATCGCCTGGGCGATGACATTGGCGATCCCCCCGCCCGATGCTTCGGCCCACTCCCGGGCGGCGGGCGTATAGACGATCATCACATCGATTTGGGCCGGATCCTGAGGTCCGGCGGCCGCCGTCGCCGCAGCGATCTTTTCAATATCCTGAATTTCCTGAGCTCCTGGCCCCGGAGGGATGAGAGGAGGACCGACCTGCACCTCGTCCGGATGATCCGCCAGGGGTTCGATCAGATAATGCGTCAGGGCCTCAGGTTCGCTTTGGATAATATAGCGTTCGCCTTTCTCAGGGATCCGGACGGCGCCCAGGCTCCGACCGCCGGTTGTCGAGATCAGGACGTAGCCGAAAGGATATTCTTCGATGCGGCCGCGGACCGTCCATGTGCCGTTGACGTTCAAATCCGTGCTGTCGATGAGGGCCGTATACATCCGACCCGGAAACAGATCGAGAACCAGCCTGTCTCCCTCGGCCAGTCGGCCCGAAGTCGTGATGTCCGGAGTCAAGGCGACGGGTCTCAGTCGTGCCGCCGCCGGGAAATCCGGAGGAGGGGGCAACACGAGACCGACGACTCCCTCGGTTCGGAAAAGATGGACATCGTCCGCGGAGAGAGGCAGGACGGACCCGATGAGAATCAGAATCAGCACGGCGATCCATGGCCTCGACATGGTTTTGAGAGGCGTTAGAGTCATGACATCCTCCTCTTCACTCTTGAAACCGATTTTACACGAATCCCGCTGTTTCTTGAAGAAAAATCCACAGGCGGGTTACGGCCTTATGGACAGCGAGATCTTGAGAACGCCCCGTCCCTCCAGGGGATGAAACCGTCGGGCCGGGTCCCAGCGCCGTTCCCAGTTTGTATTGTAAACGAGATAGATTTCGTTTCCCGGAGAAATCTGCCAGCGGAGCCGGGCGTTCCAGCCGAGCCTGCGCGAGATGTCGTCATATTGGATGTAGTTCATGAAACCGAAGTCGGGCGAAAGGAAAAGATCGACCTTGATCTGAGTGACGTTTTCGCTGAAGCGGCCCTCGGGAAGTCGGCCCCGAACCATGTTGGTGTCGAAACCCAACATGAGGTATCCGCTGGGTTTTAAGGTCAATCCGAGCTTGATGTCGTCGTAGCGTCCGGAATAAAACCCCCCGAACTTGACCTCCGCTTCGAACGAGGCCGGGCGGTGCCGGGACGTTGTGAAGCCGAACTCGAAATTCGTGAAATCGTAAGGTCCGGCCGGAAGGACGACTCCCCGGGCGACCTCGAAATCAAAGGGCAGGATGTCCCGGTTGGCCGTGATTTTCGTTTCGATCTGCTCCCCGCTTTCCGTGCGGAAACTCAAAGGCGAAACATCCAGTCTGCGCGTTTCGAGATTTCCGGCCAGGTCCCAGTAGAGATCGGCGCTCGTGCTGAAGAAGAACTGCCGGACGAAACGGCCGAGAAAGCCGTCTGCCGGGCGCGGGCGGTAGCCGATTCGGGCGTAACCGGTCTGAATTCCCCGGCGCATCATGAAGCCCAGTCCGGGGTCGAGCGCCTCGCCGTAGTAGGCGTAAGTCGACTGGATATTCAGGAGATCGTTGGGATAGTCGGCGCGGAAACCGAAACCGTGATGGCGGCCCTCATCCCGTTCGTTCCAATTGTAGGCCGCCCAGGCGGCCAGCAAGAGGTTTTTATTGCCGAGAAATTCCGAGGAGGTGTAATTGAAATCCGCTCCCGCCAGGGCGTTCCTTTCGCCCGTCGGGCTGCCGTTCGTGAAGATCCAGCCGATTCGGCTCTGGGCGAAAATATTCCGGGTCATCCGGGCGGCCAGAAGATTGCGTCCGGGAAGATCGCCGGACTCGCCGGTCCGGACGTTCAAGGCGGCCAGATTGGTGTCGCCGATCTTGCCGTAGATTTTGGCGCCGTAGAGAACCGGAACCGGAGCCCCCTGAACAAGCCCGATCTTCCGGCTGAAAAAGGGGGTGAAGCTGATGCTTGAACTGAAGCTGAAGACTTCGGACCCCTCCAGAAAAAACATGCGTTTTTCCGGAAAGAACAGGGGAAAGCGGGTCAGGTTGATGCGCCGCTCGTCGGCCTCGGTCTCGGCAAAGTCCATGTTGTAACTGACGACACCGGCCAGATTCGGGGTGATGCTCTTATAAAGGTCGAATCCGCCGTCGATTTCCCAGGAGGCGGGTCGGTTTTCCGGGCCGCTGCGGCGGACCGCCGTCAGCCCATAAGGTTTGAAGGTGATTCCCAGACCCTGGCGGATGCCTTCGATCCCGGCCAGGACGGCCGCGTCGCCCGGGTTGTTGAAATTGCTGTCGGCCGTTGTCCCCGACAGGCGAATGGTTTCCTGTTTGCGGGGGATGGTGCGCTCGATATTGATTCCCCAGGCGGACAGGCCGGGTTTGAAGGAAATGCTCTTGAAAGGAATCCGGATTTCGGCGCTCCAGCCGTTGTCCAGGATCCGGCTGCGGGCTTCCCAGATTCCGTCCCAGTTCAGGCTGGCGCTCCCGGCGAAGGCCAGACCTTCGCTTCGGGCGCCGAGGGGATTGACGATGAAGACATAGGCGGTTCGTCTGTCCTGGAACGGATCGAGCAGAATGCGGACCAGGTCTTCCGCGGCCGCGGCGGGCGGCCGGCCGAAACCCATTCTCTGGACGGACTCGGCGCTGTCGTGAGCCATGGTGTTGGCCGAGATCCTTCCGGGTTCGGCGTCGAAACAGAAAACGCCGATGTAGAGATTGGCGTCGTCGTAAAGAATGCGGACTTCGGTCCGTTCCGTCGGCTCGTCGCCGGGGCGCGGTTCGACCATGAGGAAATCCGTGACGGGGACAGCCGATTTCCAGGCCGGATCCGCAAGCAGCCCATCGATTTTGGGCGGTTCAGCGGTACGGACCGCCGTGATCTCTGCGGCGGGAAGAGCGGTCGCCGCAAGGAGAAAACCAAGGCAGCCGGCAAGGATCGGATAAAACATGAAAGGCCATTTTACCCGTCCCGCCTGACGAGATCAATCTTATCCGGGGAACGCCGAGGAGTCCGGCGGCGGATGAGGATAATCTTTCAGAACCCGTGCGGCGATTTCCCGGCCGTGGGCGATTCCCTCCAGAATGGTTTCCCTTCGAAAATCCGTTGTGTCGCAGATGATGCGTTCGGGCAGGTAACGGAAGGGTGTGACGATGCGTTTGCCTTCCAGCCATTGTTGAAGCCGGCCTTCGAGGGCCTGTTTCTGGGCGATCAGCCGGTTCGTGCGGATCATGGTGTCGTAGTCGTTCTGCAGGATTTCGTTAAGCAGAAGGTCCAGGGACCGAACCGCGACGTCGATGATGGTGCGGAAGGTCTTGTCGGAGGCGGGATTGAGCGGACTCAGGCAGATGACGTGGACTTCGTCGACCTTGAGGTCGTCTTTGAGGAGGGGTTTCATGGGGAGAATGTCCCGGACCCCTCCGTCCACGTAGTTGTCCCCGTTCACGCGCCGGGTCTGCATGTAAACCGGAATGGAGCAGCTGGCCTGAACGGCGTCGAGAAAATCTTTCTTGTCGGTTTGGGACGTGGACTTGAACACAATCTCTCCGCTCCGCAGTTTGACGTACCCCACGACGCCCTTGATTTGCGGTGTGTCCCTGGGCAGAGTGTCCAGCTTCCGCCGCATGGTGTCCATTTCGAACCAGCCGTCCGCTTCACCCTTTTTTGTCAGGAGGGTCCAGATGACCTTGTGCCATTGTTTCTTCAGAACATCACGCCGTTTTTCGATGGCCAGGAGGGTGTCCTTCAGAAACGCCAGGTCTCCGTAACAGAGGGCGGCCGTGCAGAGGCTTCCGCTCGATATCCCGTAAAGCAGGTCCGGCCGGATTCCACGCTCCGCCATCACCTCGAGAACCCCCACGGCAAATCCGATTTTCGCACCGCCTCCGGAAATGCAGACTCCGATCATCACCGGCCTCCTTAATCTTTTACAGCATTAGTCGGCTGAAAATCGGATATCTTGATTGTTGATCTTCGGTTTGATAACACCGCCGGCGAAGGAGAGTCAATAGGTCTTGGCGGTCTCTTTTCCCTGAAGCACCCGGAGAACGCCTTCGGCCAGGGCGACCATTTCGTTTTCCCCGGGGTAGATAAAGACGGGGGCGATGAATTCGACCTGCTCCCGTAGCCGGTCGACGAATTCCCGGCTGTGAGCCAGCCCGCCCGTCAGAACGACCGCATCGACCCGCCCTTTGAGAACGGCGGCGCATTGCCCGACCTGCTTGGCCGTCGTCATGACCATGGCTTCGAAAACGAGGCGGGCCGCGGCATCGCCCTCGTCCATTCTCCGAACAACGTCGCGCATATCGTTGGTCCCGAGATGGGCGACCATGCCGCCTTGCCCGGCCAGCATTTTCCGCAGAGTGCCGCGGTCGTATTTCGCGGAAAGGACCAGATCGACGAGATCGGCCGCGGGCATCGTGCCGGCCCGTTCGGGCGTGATCGGGCCCTCGCCGTTCAATCCGTTGTTGACGTCGACGACGCGTCCGTGCTTGTGGGCTCCGACCGTGACGCCGCCCCCCATATGGCAGACGATCAGACGGCAGTCCTCATAAGCCTTTCCCAGATCAGCGGCCGCAAGCCGGGCCGTGTATTTGTGGTTCAGGGCGTGGAAGATGCTCCGCCGGGGGATTTCGGGAATTCCGGTCAGCCGGGCCCAGTCGTCGAGTTCGTCGACGACGACGGGATCGGCGATGAAGGCCGGAAGATCCAGAGGCCGGGCGATCTCGTCGGCGATCAGGCCGCCGAGATTCGAGGCGTGCTCTCCCTGAACACCTTCCTGGAGATCCCGGAGCATCTTGGCATTGACCCGGTAGACGCCGCTCGGAATGGGATGGAGAACGCCGCCCCGCCCGACGACGGCCGCAAAGTCCCCGGCCTCGAATCCACGTTCCTTCAGAACCTGGAGAATGATATCCTTCCGGTAGCTTTTCTGATCGACGATTTTCGCGAAGCGTTCGAGATCTTCGACGGAATGGGCGATGTTTTCCGAAAAAATCTCCCGGTCATTCTCGTAGACGGCGATCTTGGTTGAAGTTGAACCGGGATTGATGACCAGAATCCGCATGCGTCCTCCTGAACGGGGATGGTTCAACCGCGGAGATATTTGTCCATTTCGGCCGCGGCGATCCGGGCGTCGCCCATGGCCAGGATGACCGTGGCGCCGCCGCGGATGATGTCTCCTCCGGCATAGACGCCCGGAATGTTGGTGGCCATGGTCGCCCAATCGACTTCGACGTTCCCCCATTTGCCCATCTTCAATTCAGGCATGGCCTGAGAGATCAGGGGGTTCGGGCTTTGGCCGATGGCCACGACGACGAGATCGACTTCCTCCGTGTATTCCGAGCCCTCGATGGGAACGGGCCGCCTCCGGCCGGAGGCATCCGGCTCGCCCAATCCCATTCTCTGGCATTCCATGGCCCGGACGCGGCCCTGTTCGTCGCCGATATACCGGATGGGCGTCGTCAGGAAATGGAACTCGATGCCCTCCTCCTCGGCGTGATGAACTTCTTCCACGCGGGCCGGCATCTCCGTCCGGGACCGGCGGTAGATGATCATCGATTTCTCGGCTCCCAATCGCTGCGCCGTCCGCACCGAATCCATGGCCACGTTTCCGCCGCCGATCACGGCCGCCCGTTTGCCCAGAAAAACCGGTGTGTCGTAATTGGGGAAATCATAGGCCTTCATGAGATTGACGCGGGTGAGATACTCATTGGCCGAATAGACGCCGACCAAATTTTCTCCGGGGATTTTCATGAAGTTGGGCAATCCGGCGCCGCTGCCGATGAAAAAGGCT includes the following:
- a CDS encoding carbohydrate binding family 9 domain-containing protein produces the protein MFYPILAGCLGFLLAATALPAAEITAVRTAEPPKIDGLLADPAWKSAVPVTDFLMVEPRPGDEPTERTEVRILYDDANLYIGVFCFDAEPGRISANTMAHDSAESVQRMGFGRPPAAAAEDLVRILLDPFQDRRTAYVFIVNPLGARSEGLAFAGSASLNWDGIWEARSRILDNGWSAEIRIPFKSISFKPGLSAWGINIERTIPRKQETIRLSGTTADSNFNNPGDAAVLAGIEGIRQGLGITFKPYGLTAVRRSGPENRPASWEIDGGFDLYKSITPNLAGVVSYNMDFAETEADERRINLTRFPLFFPEKRMFFLEGSEVFSFSSSISFTPFFSRKIGLVQGAPVPVLYGAKIYGKIGDTNLAALNVRTGESGDLPGRNLLAARMTRNIFAQSRIGWIFTNGSPTGERNALAGADFNYTSSEFLGNKNLLLAAWAAYNWNERDEGRHHGFGFRADYPNDLLNIQSTYAYYGEALDPGLGFMMRRGIQTGYARIGYRPRPADGFLGRFVRQFFFSTSADLYWDLAGNLETRRLDVSPLSFRTESGEQIETKITANRDILPFDFEVARGVVLPAGPYDFTNFEFGFTTSRHRPASFEAEVKFGGFYSGRYDDIKLGLTLKPSGYLMLGFDTNMVRGRLPEGRFSENVTQIKVDLFLSPDFGFMNYIQYDDISRRLGWNARLRWQISPGNEIYLVYNTNWERRWDPARRFHPLEGRGVLKISLSIRP
- a CDS encoding diacylglycerol kinase family lipid kinase, whose amino-acid sequence is MSLQKSLLVVNPAAGHGRGLKCFRRLESRIRAAFPGIAVRLSEYPGHAVDIGRSAAGGGFTRVICLGGDGTPFEVLNGLCTEGRPDSLPELGLIPAGTGNSFLRDFDVLSADQALDGITAGRRRAVDMVEFSYDQDGRRVRRFMINILGVGLIADILKLTNERLKGFGALGYSLAVLIRLAKGMRNSIDITADGRTRTVKNSALVVSNSKFTGGKMKIAPDADTADGQADLVVFREVNRREILAIFQGVFSGSHSAHPKVEMERASEIAIDGSPPLLLMADGELLGKTPLTLKVLPGALTVLA
- the buk gene encoding butyrate kinase; this translates as MRILVINPGSTSTKIAVYENDREIFSENIAHSVEDLERFAKIVDQKSYRKDIILQVLKERGFEAGDFAAVVGRGGVLHPIPSGVYRVNAKMLRDLQEGVQGEHASNLGGLIADEIARPLDLPAFIADPVVVDELDDWARLTGIPEIPRRSIFHALNHKYTARLAAADLGKAYEDCRLIVCHMGGGVTVGAHKHGRVVDVNNGLNGEGPITPERAGTMPAADLVDLVLSAKYDRGTLRKMLAGQGGMVAHLGTNDMRDVVRRMDEGDAAARLVFEAMVMTTAKQVGQCAAVLKGRVDAVVLTGGLAHSREFVDRLREQVEFIAPVFIYPGENEMVALAEGVLRVLQGKETAKTY
- a CDS encoding lysophospholipid acyltransferase family protein, whose product is MKGILRALRSLVLWTAALPVFAVCCLLVLIAASVFSGPKLETLIKTCCRLVLLACGIRVRVHGRENHLPGNRYIAVMNHVNFFDPLVFYAGFPGMARGIEEESHFRWPLYGAVLRRIGMIPVNRKDRGKARVSLRRAADLIRNRRDFSFVVLPEGTRTPDGRLMPFKPGAFLLATGSGLDILPVVQTGARRINRKGSLAIRPGRVDLHIEPPVSVAGFPTDDIQPLMNHVRNIFLHLLETAP
- a CDS encoding M12 family metallo-peptidase; translated protein: MTLTPLKTMSRPWIAVLILILIGSVLPLSADDVHLFRTEGVVGLVLPPPPDFPAAARLRPVALTPDITTSGRLAEGDRLVLDLFPGRMYTALIDSTDLNVNGTWTVRGRIEEYPFGYVLISTTGGRSLGAVRIPEKGERYIIQSEPEALTHYLIEPLADHPDEVQVGPPLIPPGPGAQEIQDIEKIAAATAAAGPQDPAQIDVMIVYTPAAREWAEASGGGIANVIAQAMAKAKLGLDNSNTFLTMFLVRSFEVNYTESGSSNTDLERLTYHAGYDPWNRDPDRYMEEVHTWRNQYGADLVSLFALVSDTGGLAWLLNSGSGRPHFGFSLTRVQQAATGYTHIHEMGHNMGCHHHKEQNVQPGPGLFGFSAGWRWVGNDALRYCSIMTYASGSYFTDGQTHTQVAHFSSPNILHQSVPTGHGTNGDNARTIREVKHAVAAYRTVPKNNLTIQAGAGGTTDPSPGTYGYIPGDSAMVTAIPDDHHVFTNWTGDAGGSTSPIHITMDRNKTVRANFRAVQAPSNASGQKVFNRSLLQGEHINVLRWQANPANQGLSIAKYRIHMRSGNTWSMLAEVDPGVFEYRHRKVDKSAGYTYAVVAVVDGRDGYPAYITIQ
- a CDS encoding patatin-like phospholipase family protein; the encoded protein is MIGVCISGGGAKIGFAVGVLEVMAERGIRPDLLYGISSGSLCTAALCYGDLAFLKDTLLAIEKRRDVLKKQWHKVIWTLLTKKGEADGWFEMDTMRRKLDTLPRDTPQIKGVVGYVKLRSGEIVFKSTSQTDKKDFLDAVQASCSIPVYMQTRRVNGDNYVDGGVRDILPMKPLLKDDLKVDEVHVICLSPLNPASDKTFRTIIDVAVRSLDLLLNEILQNDYDTMIRTNRLIAQKQALEGRLQQWLEGKRIVTPFRYLPERIICDTTDFRRETILEGIAHGREIAARVLKDYPHPPPDSSAFPG